In one Komagataeibacter sp. FNDCR2 genomic region, the following are encoded:
- a CDS encoding alpha/beta hydrolase, with translation MPDSAPPTGVGLLTRALLGSLKWGNRRRAGEPHTLADLRRKLDRPCFPMGLSALQVRRVIDCRVPGHDGLRPARLYVPHGRVHGVVLFMHGGGYVHCGLNSHHGICCRLARQSGAAVLSLSYSLAPENRFPHAVEDCWQALQWLAGEAHRWGGPIAVAGDSAGGTLAAVLSQRARDRGGPALTMQLLFYPSLYGERAVPSRQTYASGYMLSTRLMEWYAEQYIRTPADLRDPRLAPIFAPSLAGLPPAVIALAQCDPLHDEGTGYAAAMQQAGSQAETRTWRGTVHGFLNFYSFLPAGRHAIRYGAQALRRVLRGENPQGRKPNGAGGGTAPGTASPSARSGPGGRSAT, from the coding sequence ATGCCGGATTCAGCACCACCGACCGGAGTCGGCCTGTTGACGCGCGCGCTGCTGGGCAGCTTGAAATGGGGCAACCGCCGCCGCGCCGGGGAGCCCCACACGCTGGCGGATCTGCGGCGCAAGCTTGACCGCCCATGTTTTCCCATGGGCCTGTCGGCATTGCAGGTCCGTCGCGTGATCGACTGCCGGGTGCCGGGGCATGACGGCCTGCGGCCTGCCCGGCTGTACGTGCCCCATGGCCGGGTGCATGGCGTGGTGCTGTTCATGCATGGGGGTGGCTATGTGCATTGCGGGCTGAATTCCCACCACGGCATATGTTGCAGGCTGGCGCGGCAGTCGGGGGCGGCGGTGCTGTCCCTGTCCTACAGTCTTGCGCCGGAAAACCGCTTTCCCCATGCGGTGGAGGATTGCTGGCAGGCGCTGCAATGGCTGGCGGGAGAGGCCCATCGCTGGGGCGGTCCCATCGCGGTGGCGGGCGACAGCGCCGGCGGCACGCTGGCGGCGGTGCTCAGCCAGCGGGCGCGCGACCGGGGTGGGCCGGCACTGACCATGCAGTTGCTGTTCTACCCGTCGCTGTACGGGGAGCGGGCGGTTCCATCACGCCAGACCTATGCCAGCGGCTACATGCTCTCGACCCGGCTTATGGAATGGTATGCCGAGCAGTACATCCGCACGCCCGCCGATCTGCGCGACCCCCGACTCGCGCCCATATTCGCCCCCTCGCTGGCGGGGCTGCCGCCCGCGGTGATCGCGCTGGCGCAATGCGACCCCCTGCATGATGAGGGCACGGGCTACGCCGCCGCCATGCAGCAGGCCGGCAGCCAGGCCGAGACCCGGACATGGCGCGGCACCGTGCATGGATTCCTGAACTTCTATTCCTTCCTCCCGGCGGGGCGGCACGCGATCCGGTATGGCGCGCAGGCCCTGCGCCGCGTGCTGCGGGGGGAAAACCCGCAAGGGCGCAAGCCTAACGGGGCAGGGGGTGGAACAGCCCCGGGGACTGCCAGTCCGTCTGCGCGGTCTGGCCCAGGCGGTCGATCTGCAACGTGA
- the mraZ gene encoding division/cell wall cluster transcriptional repressor MraZ, with product MSVFLGTHQNRLDAKGRVSIPSAFRTALRARAKSGEPLAILRPSHLHPCLEAWPADAFAALTRPLDEMDIFSEDHDDLATALYADAYPFETDREGRILLPETLRAHAGLTEQVTFMGLGRTFQIWDPQAAEQRRAAARASARRLTAGRGPANAGATP from the coding sequence GTGAGTGTATTCCTGGGCACACACCAGAACCGGCTGGACGCGAAAGGACGGGTTTCCATTCCCTCCGCATTCCGCACGGCGCTGCGTGCCAGGGCCAAATCGGGCGAACCGCTGGCTATCCTGCGTCCGTCCCATCTGCATCCCTGCCTGGAGGCATGGCCCGCCGATGCTTTTGCCGCACTGACCCGCCCGCTGGATGAGATGGATATTTTTTCAGAAGACCACGACGACCTCGCCACCGCGCTCTACGCCGATGCCTATCCATTCGAAACCGACAGGGAAGGCCGCATTCTGCTGCCCGAGACCCTGCGCGCCCATGCGGGACTGACCGAGCAGGTCACGTTCATGGGGCTGGGCCGCACCTTCCAGATCTGGGATCCGCAGGCGGCCGAACAGCGCCGCGCCGCCGCCCGCGCCAGCGCGCGCCGCCTGACCGCGGGCCGCGGCCCCGCCAATGCGGGAGCCACGCCATGA
- the rsmH gene encoding 16S rRNA (cytosine(1402)-N(4))-methyltransferase RsmH: MNAHFPPHDPGHVPVMLAEVMDYLAPRDGGRYVDGTFGGGGYARAILAAADCRLWGIDRDPAAIARGDALAATCPDGRGGSRLRLLHGGFGDMAALLAEDGVTTVDGIVLDLGVSSYQIDEADRGFSFRMDGPLDMRMADTGPTAADVVNTLPEDELADIIYHYGEERLSRRVARAIVAARAESPLLRTTQLADVVRSVVRPDRSGIDPATRTFQGLRIHVNDELGQIRRVLEQAPALLAPGGRLVVVSFHSLEDRLVKQAMSSAAGRMPAPSRHDPRAMTARAAPTRFTLLTGRPIRPGPAETSRNPRARSARLRAMECITPPPASEPAA; the protein is encoded by the coding sequence ATGAACGCCCATTTCCCCCCGCACGACCCCGGCCATGTTCCCGTCATGCTGGCCGAGGTGATGGACTACCTCGCCCCGCGCGACGGTGGCCGGTATGTGGATGGCACGTTTGGCGGCGGGGGATATGCCCGCGCCATCCTCGCCGCCGCCGACTGCCGGTTATGGGGAATCGACCGCGACCCCGCCGCCATCGCCCGTGGCGATGCGCTGGCCGCCACCTGCCCCGATGGGCGGGGGGGATCCCGGCTGCGCCTGCTCCATGGCGGCTTCGGGGACATGGCGGCCCTGCTGGCGGAAGACGGCGTTACGACCGTGGATGGAATCGTGCTGGATCTGGGCGTGTCCTCCTACCAGATCGACGAGGCCGATCGCGGCTTCTCCTTTCGCATGGATGGCCCGCTGGACATGCGCATGGCCGATACCGGCCCCACGGCGGCCGATGTGGTCAACACCCTGCCCGAGGACGAACTGGCCGACATCATCTACCATTATGGCGAGGAACGCCTGTCGCGCCGGGTCGCGCGCGCCATCGTGGCCGCCCGCGCCGAATCCCCCCTGCTGCGCACGACGCAACTGGCCGATGTGGTGCGTTCGGTCGTGCGGCCCGACCGCTCCGGCATCGACCCCGCGACCCGCACGTTCCAGGGCCTGCGCATCCACGTCAACGACGAACTGGGCCAGATCCGGCGGGTGCTGGAGCAGGCTCCCGCCCTGCTCGCGCCCGGGGGGCGGCTGGTCGTCGTGTCCTTCCACTCGCTGGAGGACAGGCTGGTCAAGCAGGCCATGTCCAGCGCCGCCGGGCGTATGCCCGCACCCTCGCGCCATGACCCGCGGGCCATGACCGCACGCGCGGCGCCCACGCGCTTTACGCTCCTGACCGGCCGCCCCATCCGGCCCGGCCCGGCGGAAACCAGCCGCAACCCACGCGCCCGCAGCGCCAGGCTGCGTGCGATGGAATGCATCACCCCCCCTCCAGCATCGGAACCTGCCGCATGA
- a CDS encoding ABC transporter permease: protein MSRFVTLFCAIVAAVSGLFLYNKKQQTTALDHQIAQIVEQTERTRSQTAMLRAEWAMLNQPDRLSALASRYDKPLQSVMPAQFVQMSALVTHLPAIGSAPSHPAPAPRAAMVATLAADHVPAPAPDTTATSQPTRVAAAPFAIAPAPRAEHAVMAVHHEAPPARALAQNESRVPPVHATPAEHVRPPERVATAEPAPPAPLRDTIVPPAASYHARTPGIAEAAWRPAVSHMGTTSLGTPHIGALPPPVPVSN, encoded by the coding sequence ATGAGTCGGTTTGTCACGTTATTCTGCGCCATTGTGGCGGCGGTGTCTGGCCTGTTCCTGTATAACAAGAAGCAGCAGACCACCGCGCTGGACCACCAGATTGCCCAGATCGTGGAGCAGACGGAGCGCACCCGCTCGCAAACCGCCATGCTACGCGCCGAATGGGCCATGCTGAACCAGCCCGACCGACTGAGCGCCCTTGCCAGCCGCTACGACAAACCCCTGCAATCCGTCATGCCCGCGCAGTTCGTGCAGATGTCGGCGCTCGTCACGCACCTGCCCGCCATCGGCAGCGCGCCGAGCCACCCCGCGCCCGCGCCCCGTGCCGCGATGGTGGCGACACTGGCCGCCGACCATGTGCCGGCACCGGCTCCTGACACCACGGCCACATCCCAGCCCACGCGCGTAGCCGCCGCACCGTTCGCCATTGCTCCCGCGCCCCGTGCCGAACATGCGGTAATGGCCGTTCACCATGAAGCGCCTCCCGCCCGCGCGCTGGCGCAGAACGAGAGCCGGGTGCCCCCCGTCCATGCCACTCCGGCCGAGCATGTCCGCCCGCCCGAACGGGTCGCCACCGCCGAACCGGCCCCGCCCGCGCCGCTGCGTGACACGATCGTCCCCCCCGCTGCCAGCTACCATGCCCGAACGCCGGGCATAGCCGAAGCGGCGTGGCGCCCGGCGGTATCGCATATGGGCACCACATCGCTGGGCACGCCGCATATCGGCGCCCTGCCCCCACCTGTGCCGGTCAGCAACTGA
- a CDS encoding peptidoglycan D,D-transpeptidase FtsI family protein, with amino-acid sequence MSNPIHDRRDGGEQASFPMGGGLRALMAQDRMHARLLALAGIFCVLFSAISLKLTLATIIRPMPPQQQQIAPQVPPIPKSDPKGMIAGDIALPQVHRASVIDRNGQVLAMSLPVAQVYANPLEMIDTADAAHKLKKVLPTLNEEETKRRLSLNKQFVYLARDISPAQELAINNLGIPGVYFEPGERRRYPMGRVAAHILGGVDIDDHGVAGIERYFDRRLDDDRAPLRLSLDVRVQNVVHDELQSAMDTFQAIGACAIVMDVHSGEIISMVSLPDYDANDFGRAAPDSRFNRAVTGMYEPGSTFKLQTTAMALQDGVAHIWDRFSSTPIKIGRFTISDMKSDHFDPWLSLPEVMAYSSNPAAAHIALDAGAARQQDWLRRMGFFARVPIELPEAGRPIVPSVHNWGVSTTMTVAFGHGMAEPPLSIVRGTAATANGGFLLRPTLIAHESAPAGNGTTPDANATVPPDAERLISAANSDILRRILRLDVVKGTGQKAESVGYYVGGKTGTAEKIGPHGGYLKHVNVSAFTGIFPMNAPHYAIYVMLDSPRPTAQTHGWTTAGWNAAPTAAQMITRIAPLMGLFPDTQHEATIEADLAIPMRPAVPRGYRALGPGYDPGTEHLHEHEHEPPAPSARRAHAPHGATDTAQVPAHTLHVRNDDSHPPAQQPSNRG; translated from the coding sequence ATGAGCAACCCGATCCATGACCGACGCGACGGAGGCGAACAGGCTTCCTTCCCTATGGGGGGCGGCCTGCGCGCGCTCATGGCGCAGGACCGGATGCATGCGCGGCTGCTGGCGCTGGCCGGGATATTCTGCGTTCTTTTTTCGGCCATCAGCCTCAAGCTGACCCTGGCCACCATCATCCGGCCCATGCCGCCCCAGCAGCAGCAGATCGCGCCGCAGGTCCCCCCCATACCCAAAAGCGACCCGAAGGGCATGATCGCGGGGGACATCGCGCTGCCACAGGTGCACCGGGCCTCGGTCATCGACCGGAACGGACAGGTGCTGGCCATGTCGCTGCCGGTGGCGCAGGTCTATGCCAACCCGCTTGAAATGATCGACACCGCCGATGCGGCCCACAAGCTGAAAAAGGTGCTGCCCACCCTGAACGAGGAGGAAACGAAGCGCCGCCTGTCGCTGAACAAGCAGTTCGTCTATCTGGCGCGTGACATTTCCCCCGCGCAGGAACTGGCCATCAACAACCTTGGCATCCCCGGTGTCTATTTCGAACCGGGTGAGCGGCGTCGCTACCCCATGGGGCGGGTGGCCGCCCATATCCTTGGCGGCGTGGACATTGACGACCATGGCGTGGCCGGAATCGAGCGGTATTTCGACAGGCGTCTGGACGATGACCGCGCGCCGCTGCGCCTGTCGCTGGATGTGCGCGTGCAGAACGTGGTGCATGACGAACTGCAGTCCGCCATGGACACATTCCAGGCCATCGGGGCCTGCGCCATTGTCATGGACGTACATTCCGGCGAGATCATCAGCATGGTCAGCCTGCCGGATTACGACGCCAACGACTTTGGCCGGGCCGCGCCCGATTCACGCTTCAACCGCGCCGTCACCGGCATGTACGAGCCGGGTTCGACCTTCAAGCTCCAGACCACCGCCATGGCGTTGCAAGATGGCGTCGCCCATATATGGGACCGTTTTTCCAGCACGCCCATCAAGATCGGCCGTTTCACCATTTCGGACATGAAATCCGACCATTTCGATCCGTGGCTGTCGCTGCCCGAAGTCATGGCCTATTCCTCCAACCCGGCGGCGGCGCATATCGCGCTGGATGCCGGGGCCGCGCGCCAGCAGGACTGGCTGCGGCGGATGGGTTTTTTCGCGCGCGTGCCGATCGAACTGCCCGAGGCGGGGCGGCCTATCGTGCCCTCCGTGCATAACTGGGGCGTTTCCACCACCATGACGGTCGCCTTTGGCCATGGCATGGCGGAGCCACCGCTCTCGATCGTGCGCGGCACGGCGGCCACCGCCAATGGCGGTTTCCTGCTCAGACCGACACTGATCGCCCATGAAAGCGCGCCCGCCGGCAACGGAACGACGCCCGATGCAAACGCCACCGTTCCCCCCGATGCGGAGCGCCTGATCTCGGCCGCGAACTCGGACATCCTGCGTCGCATCCTGCGGCTGGATGTGGTCAAGGGCACGGGGCAGAAGGCGGAGTCCGTCGGTTATTATGTAGGCGGCAAGACCGGAACGGCGGAAAAGATCGGCCCGCATGGCGGCTACCTCAAGCATGTCAACGTCTCCGCCTTTACCGGCATTTTCCCCATGAACGCGCCGCATTACGCCATCTATGTCATGCTCGACAGCCCCAGGCCCACCGCGCAGACCCATGGCTGGACCACGGCGGGATGGAACGCCGCGCCCACGGCGGCGCAGATGATTACGCGCATCGCCCCGCTGATGGGCCTGTTCCCCGACACGCAGCATGAAGCGACGATCGAGGCGGATCTCGCCATTCCCATGCGTCCCGCCGTGCCGCGCGGCTACCGCGCGCTGGGGCCGGGTTACGACCCCGGTACCGAACATCTGCACGAACATGAGCATGAGCCGCCCGCGCCGTCCGCACGCCGCGCCCATGCCCCACATGGCGCGACGGACACCGCGCAGGTTCCGGCCCATACCCTTCATGTCCGCAACGATGACAGCCACCCGCCCGCGCAGCAGCCAAGCAACAGGGGATAA
- a CDS encoding UDP-N-acetylmuramoyl-L-alanyl-D-glutamate--2,6-diaminopimelate ligase, whose protein sequence is MRLPELLRRAGTDIAPPAATDRLDITGISADSRAIRPGMIFAALRGTHTDGRDYITQAIAAGAAAVLLEADPAFSPPAVGPVLFTHDARRALSLIARALTPRLPSRIAAVTGTNGKTSTVEFLRQIWTLQGLKAGTIGTLGAVAPCPLPDCGPVLTTPDSVGLMRLLGTMARAGVDHVAMEASSHGLEQRRLDGLTPYAAGFSNLTRDHLDYHGSSEAYRAAKLRLFDTILPEGGIAAINADMDETTGAALREIARRRNLVMRTTGTRGETLRLLAARPTPTGQILELVTPSGRHEVVVPLAGRFQVDNLLLAAAMAGVEDEAPDRAVGQFEHLHGVRGRLEQVAVLPNGAAAYVDYAHTPDAIERLLQSLRPHTRGRLVIVMGAGGDRDRGKRPVMGETATRLADRVIVTDDNPRTETPAAIRAEILAAAPHALEVGDRRHAIATGLDMLEEGDVLVVAGKGHEQGQIIGRESLPFDDATVIRGLTGTE, encoded by the coding sequence ATGCGTCTGCCTGAACTCCTGCGCCGCGCGGGCACGGATATAGCGCCGCCCGCCGCGACGGACCGCCTGGACATAACCGGCATTTCAGCCGACAGCCGCGCCATCCGCCCCGGCATGATCTTCGCGGCGCTGCGCGGCACCCATACCGATGGCAGGGACTACATCACGCAGGCCATCGCCGCCGGGGCCGCCGCCGTGCTGCTGGAGGCTGATCCGGCCTTTTCCCCGCCCGCGGTGGGGCCGGTCCTGTTCACACATGATGCACGGCGCGCGCTCAGCCTGATCGCACGCGCCCTGACCCCCCGCCTGCCATCGCGCATCGCCGCCGTGACCGGCACCAACGGCAAGACCAGCACAGTGGAATTCCTGCGCCAGATCTGGACCTTGCAGGGGTTGAAGGCGGGCACGATCGGCACGCTGGGCGCTGTCGCGCCCTGCCCCCTGCCCGATTGCGGCCCCGTGCTGACCACGCCGGACAGTGTCGGGCTCATGCGGCTGCTGGGAACCATGGCGCGGGCGGGTGTCGACCATGTGGCGATGGAAGCCTCATCCCACGGGCTGGAGCAGCGCAGGCTGGACGGGCTTACGCCCTATGCGGCGGGATTCAGTAACCTGACCCGCGACCATCTGGATTACCATGGCAGCAGCGAAGCCTATCGCGCGGCCAAACTGCGCCTGTTCGACACCATCCTGCCCGAAGGCGGCATCGCCGCCATCAATGCGGACATGGATGAGACGACCGGCGCGGCGCTGCGTGAAATCGCGCGGCGTCGCAACCTTGTCATGCGCACCACCGGCACCCGTGGCGAGACCCTGCGCCTGCTGGCGGCACGGCCGACACCGACCGGGCAGATCCTTGAACTCGTCACCCCTTCGGGCCGACACGAGGTCGTGGTGCCGCTGGCGGGCCGTTTCCAGGTCGATAACCTGCTGCTGGCCGCCGCCATGGCGGGCGTGGAGGATGAAGCGCCCGACCGCGCGGTCGGGCAGTTCGAACACCTGCACGGCGTACGGGGGCGGCTGGAACAGGTGGCCGTACTGCCCAACGGGGCGGCGGCCTATGTCGATTACGCCCATACGCCCGATGCGATCGAGCGCCTGCTCCAGTCGCTGCGCCCGCATACACGCGGCAGGCTGGTAATCGTGATGGGCGCGGGCGGCGACCGTGACCGGGGCAAGCGCCCCGTGATGGGGGAAACGGCCACCCGCCTGGCCGACCGGGTGATCGTGACGGATGACAACCCCCGCACGGAAACCCCCGCCGCGATCCGCGCGGAAATACTGGCCGCCGCCCCCCATGCGCTGGAGGTCGGGGACCGCCGCCACGCCATCGCCACGGGGCTGGACATGCTGGAAGAGGGTGACGTGCTGGTCGTGGCGGGAAAGGGCCATGAACAGGGACAGATTATCGGCCGCGAGAGCCTGCCATTTGACGACGCCACGGTCATCCGTGGCCTGACGGGGACTGAATGA
- the murF gene encoding UDP-N-acetylmuramoyl-tripeptide--D-alanyl-D-alanine ligase translates to MTLLWSRADLLAATSGRFPSSTSHNIAGTGVSIDTRTLNAGDVFIALRGERSNGHEHVAAALHSGAAAVVVHEPCGIDDPRILHVADTLDALRDMARFARARFAGRVVGVTGSVGKTSVKDMLRHALQACGATHYAVASYNNHWGVPLTLARLPADAAYCVSEIGMNHVGEILPLARMVRPDVAVVTTVASSHLGLMGSIDAIAREKAEILRALPAGGTGIIPDGITGEDHFARNAAQAGATLWRAGHNADCPVYAGDATHDARGSRFELRLPGWRGVAHINAPGRHMADNAMLALAAAYACGADMDHAVAGLATFAPGAGRGAMARVMQDKVALLDESYNASPASVRAALDLLGLVATGRRVAVLGDMLELGTFARHEHQALLPALRANADIVFCCGPNMKTLFDTLPSSLQGGWTPDSEQLAPLVRAALRAGDTVMVKGSHGSRMRHVVTALQTDAARVGPA, encoded by the coding sequence ATGACACTGTTATGGAGCCGCGCGGACCTTCTGGCCGCGACATCGGGGCGTTTTCCGTCATCCACATCACATAATATCGCGGGTACGGGTGTCTCGATCGACACCCGCACGCTCAATGCGGGGGATGTCTTCATCGCCCTGCGGGGTGAACGCAGCAATGGCCATGAACATGTCGCCGCCGCCCTGCATTCTGGCGCCGCCGCCGTGGTGGTGCATGAACCCTGCGGCATTGATGACCCGCGCATCCTGCACGTGGCCGATACGCTCGACGCCCTGCGTGACATGGCCCGTTTCGCACGCGCGCGCTTCGCCGGGCGCGTGGTGGGGGTGACGGGCAGCGTGGGCAAGACATCGGTCAAGGACATGCTGCGCCATGCACTGCAGGCCTGCGGGGCGACGCATTACGCCGTGGCGTCCTACAACAACCACTGGGGCGTGCCGCTCACCCTTGCCCGCCTGCCCGCCGATGCCGCCTATTGCGTGAGCGAGATCGGGATGAACCATGTAGGCGAGATCCTGCCGCTGGCGCGCATGGTGCGCCCCGATGTGGCGGTGGTGACGACGGTCGCCTCCTCCCATCTCGGGCTTATGGGCAGCATCGACGCCATTGCGCGCGAAAAGGCGGAAATCCTGCGCGCGCTGCCCGCGGGGGGGACCGGCATCATTCCCGATGGCATTACGGGTGAGGACCATTTCGCGCGCAACGCCGCGCAGGCGGGCGCCACGCTATGGCGCGCGGGTCATAACGCGGACTGTCCCGTTTACGCAGGCGACGCTACGCATGACGCGCGGGGCAGCCGTTTTGAACTGCGCCTTCCGGGCTGGCGGGGCGTGGCGCACATCAACGCGCCGGGGCGGCACATGGCTGATAACGCGATGCTGGCGCTGGCGGCGGCTTATGCCTGCGGCGCGGATATGGACCACGCCGTGGCGGGTCTGGCCACGTTCGCCCCCGGCGCGGGACGGGGCGCGATGGCGCGTGTGATGCAGGACAAGGTTGCACTGCTGGATGAAAGCTATAATGCCTCTCCAGCTTCCGTGCGTGCGGCCCTTGACCTGCTTGGGCTTGTCGCCACCGGGCGGCGAGTCGCCGTGCTGGGTGACATGCTTGAACTGGGCACGTTCGCACGGCATGAACACCAAGCCCTTCTCCCTGCCCTCCGCGCGAACGCGGATATCGTCTTCTGTTGCGGCCCGAATATGAAAACACTTTTCGACACCCTGCCTTCTTCCCTACAGGGGGGGTGGACACCCGATTCCGAACAGCTTGCCCCCCTGGTGCGCGCGGCCCTGCGCGCGGGTGACACGGTCATGGTCAAGGGCAGCCATGGCAGCCGCATGCGCCATGTCGTCACGGCGCTGCAAACGGACGCCGCCCGGGTGGGACCGGCCTGA
- the mraY gene encoding phospho-N-acetylmuramoyl-pentapeptide-transferase — protein sequence MLYDLFQHHTAAHTSVLNLFRYITFRSGAACLTALLISLCLGNPLIAELRRIQREGQPIRKLGPERHLVEKVGTPTMGGVLILLSLFGSTLLWADLHNGFVWAVMLTTLAFGAVGFADDYLKLSRRNTDGVSKRMRLGCEFGASLIGGIWLESLMPPDLANHLAFPFVKDLLLPLGYAFPLFAMITITGFGNAVNFTDGLDGLAIVPVIIAALVFALISYLVGNHIFADYLQLHAVPGTGELGVFCSALVGAGLGFLWFNAPPAAVFMGDTGSLALGGALGAVAVAVKHELVLCIVGGLFVVETFSVIIQVFWYKRTGRRVFLMAPLHHHFEKKGWAESKIVIRFWIVSIVLGLCGLATLKLR from the coding sequence ATGCTGTATGACCTGTTCCAGCACCACACCGCCGCCCATACCTCCGTGCTCAACCTGTTCCGCTACATCACGTTCCGCTCCGGGGCCGCGTGCCTGACCGCGCTGCTGATCAGCCTGTGCCTGGGCAACCCGCTGATCGCGGAACTGCGCCGCATCCAGCGCGAGGGCCAGCCGATCCGCAAGCTGGGGCCGGAGCGGCACCTGGTGGAAAAGGTCGGCACCCCCACCATGGGCGGCGTGCTGATCCTGCTCTCGCTTTTCGGTTCGACGCTGCTGTGGGCCGACCTGCATAACGGGTTTGTCTGGGCGGTTATGCTGACCACGCTGGCGTTCGGCGCGGTGGGCTTTGCCGATGATTACCTGAAACTGTCGCGCCGCAATACCGATGGCGTTTCAAAGCGCATGCGGCTGGGCTGCGAATTCGGGGCCTCGCTGATCGGCGGGATCTGGCTGGAAAGCCTGATGCCGCCCGATCTGGCCAATCACCTCGCCTTTCCCTTCGTCAAGGATCTGCTGCTGCCCCTTGGCTACGCCTTTCCACTTTTCGCCATGATCACGATCACCGGGTTCGGCAACGCCGTGAACTTCACCGACGGGCTGGACGGGCTGGCCATCGTGCCGGTCATTATCGCGGCCCTTGTCTTCGCGCTGATTTCCTATCTGGTGGGCAACCACATCTTTGCCGACTACCTGCAACTGCACGCGGTGCCCGGCACGGGGGAGCTGGGGGTGTTCTGTTCGGCGCTGGTGGGGGCGGGGCTTGGCTTCCTGTGGTTCAACGCCCCGCCGGCGGCCGTGTTCATGGGGGATACGGGGTCGCTTGCGCTGGGCGGCGCGCTGGGCGCCGTGGCGGTGGCGGTCAAGCATGAACTGGTGCTGTGCATTGTCGGCGGCCTGTTCGTGGTGGAAACGTTTTCCGTCATCATCCAGGTGTTCTGGTACAAGCGCACCGGGCGGCGCGTGTTCCTGATGGCGCCGCTGCACCACCATTTCGAGAAAAAGGGCTGGGCTGAATCCAAGATCGTGATCCGCTTCTGGATCGTGTCCATCGTGCTGGGGCTGTGTGGTCTGGCCACGCTGAAACTGCGTTGA
- the murD gene encoding UDP-N-acetylmuramoyl-L-alanine--D-glutamate ligase has protein sequence MNGVFPPTLFTGFHYGVVGLGRNGNAAVAALLAMGATVQAWDDRETTRAALPAHPRLKVAPFTTMLGLAGLILSPGIPHHLPTPHPLATMARDAGVPILSDAEILFRAVRAAGSRARFAGVTGTNGKSTTTVLLAHMLAASGVPVAAGGNLGPAALSLPLLPDDGVYVLEMSSYMLERLDQLHFDAACLLNLSADHLDRHGDMAGYAAAKLHVFDHQHAGDLAVLGATLPDLTVLRRRLAATGADIACISGAETVQCDLYCTPHALRDHHGVIADLGAVHDLPGTHNRENAAAATAMALHLGMPRGAVEPALVSFAALDHRQKLVASIGGIRFINDSKATNTDAAARALACHDRMIWIAGGTAKAGGIEALAPCFGRIVLALLIGRDAPELARTLAHYGIPHRIVHTLDRAVPEALEAARALEADVVMLSPACASFDQFSGFEERGARFAALVRDLAAGPGGSAPG, from the coding sequence TTGAACGGCGTCTTTCCCCCCACCCTTTTCACCGGTTTCCACTATGGCGTGGTGGGGCTGGGCCGTAACGGCAACGCCGCCGTGGCGGCCCTGCTGGCCATGGGCGCCACCGTGCAGGCATGGGATGACCGCGAGACCACGCGCGCGGCGCTACCGGCCCATCCCCGGCTGAAGGTTGCGCCATTCACCACCATGCTCGGGCTGGCCGGACTGATCCTTTCCCCCGGCATTCCGCACCACCTGCCCACGCCCCACCCGCTGGCGACGATGGCGCGCGACGCGGGCGTGCCGATCCTGTCGGATGCGGAAATCCTGTTCCGCGCCGTGCGGGCGGCGGGCAGCCGCGCGCGTTTCGCGGGGGTCACCGGCACCAACGGCAAATCGACCACTACCGTGCTGCTGGCCCATATGCTGGCGGCCAGTGGCGTGCCGGTGGCGGCGGGCGGCAATCTCGGCCCCGCCGCCCTGTCGCTGCCGCTGCTGCCCGATGATGGCGTGTACGTGCTGGAAATGTCGTCCTACATGCTGGAACGGCTGGACCAGTTGCATTTCGATGCCGCCTGCCTGCTCAACCTGAGCGCCGACCATCTGGACCGCCATGGCGACATGGCGGGCTATGCCGCGGCCAAGCTGCATGTATTCGACCACCAGCACGCGGGCGACCTGGCGGTGCTGGGTGCCACCCTGCCCGACCTTACGGTCCTGCGCCGGCGGCTTGCGGCGACGGGCGCGGATATTGCCTGCATTAGCGGGGCGGAAACCGTGCAATGCGACCTGTACTGCACGCCGCATGCGCTACGCGACCATCACGGCGTCATTGCCGATCTGGGCGCGGTCCATGACCTGCCCGGCACCCATAACCGTGAAAACGCAGCCGCCGCCACGGCCATGGCGCTCCATCTGGGCATGCCACGCGGGGCGGTGGAACCGGCGCTTGTCTCCTTTGCCGCCCTGGACCACCGGCAGAAGCTTGTGGCCAGCATCGGGGGCATCCGCTTCATCAACGACAGCAAGGCCACCAATACGGATGCGGCCGCGCGCGCGCTGGCCTGCCATGACCGGATGATCTGGATCGCGGGCGGCACGGCCAAGGCGGGCGGGATCGAGGCGCTGGCCCCCTGTTTCGGGCGGATTGTGCTTGCGCTGCTGATCGGGCGCGACGCCCCGGAACTGGCCCGCACGCTGGCCCATTACGGCATTCCCCACCGCATCGTCCACACACTTGACCGCGCGGTGCCCGAGGCGCTGGAGGCGGCGCGCGCACTGGAGGCGGATGTAGTGATGCTCTCGCCCGCCTGCGCCAGCTTCGACCAGTTCAGCGGGTTCGAGGAACGTGGCGCGCGCTTTGCCGCCCTGGTGCGCGACCTTGCGGCCGGTCCGGGGGGAAGCGCGCCCGGATGA